CGGGCTCCTGCCACAGGGATTGGGCAGCTGAGGGATTTCCTGTAAGGAAAAGTCAGCAGCAGAAGGCTGTGAGTTTCACAGCTCGGTGCTCCTTGtctgtgctgtgtctgcagtTTGTCAGTCATCTGACAATAGCAGCTTGATAAGAATCTGCAGCACAACACAACTGTTGTACAATGGCTTTTGCTCCACTGTCttactttggggttttctccctCAAGGATCCAAAGAGACAATCAGTGAATTTGAGAAATAAGAACTAAACTTGTAATTCCTGTCCTTAAGACTCTCTGATCTGTTTCTGAGCAGtctctcctttctgctgctctgttaCTGCATTACTGGTTTAGTCCTGCCCTTTTATGGGATAGAGATTacatggatttctttttccatcccaGACTGTTTCCCTATTTTTGCTCTGGGTCATCAGAGTGATGTTTCTCCCTGTATCCCCATCCCACACATTAAACCTTTTGCAAATGTTTGTAGTTTTACCTCAgataacagattttaaaatataattcagCTGCAATTATTTGttccttccagcttttccttcacAGTGTGTTTGGCTATCGAGGAATAGTCCTGTTTCCCTGGCAAGCCAGGCTTTATGATCGGGATGTGGCTTCTCCTGTCACAGAAAAGTAAGGATTTGAGGATTTGGACTGTTAGATTTACATTTTGTAGTGAGTTTCCTATTTGGGgtaaaaaagtgtttttaaggAGGGGCAATATCATGGGCCTGTTTGCATGAGTGTAAACTAGGAAAGGTCATTAAGGAGATACTTCATTATTGAgtattattaattaaaaacatgatGGAAGTATGAAACATAAAATTGTGTgtatgaaggaaataaaaatcaattaaaaattatgctaATGGCATTTTGTATTATACAAAAAGACCCTTTTTTAGTTAGATCCAGGCTCCTATGTTACCATTTGGAGGCTGCTGTAGATTACCAGTGAGCTGGGTTTGTCAGCTTCCTCCTCAACTTCAGCCCACTAAGCCAAGTTCATCCTTCCTGAATTGCTGTTCAGTTACCTCCCCTCTTGCATCTGTATTTCCCCTGTCCTCTGATGAGTTGTGCTGGGAAGGAGTGAAGATCAGAGAGAAAATCAGAGGGCAGTAGGAATATCCACCCCAGAGAGGAGCCCTCACTGAGCAGGAAAAACCTCTGAGCTGTTGGAGCTGTGTCAGACACCACTGATGGTCACCTCAGCTCATCTGTCACTGTGTGGGTGGCTCGTGGGGCTTTGGTTTGGGTGCAGCCAGATGATTACAGGCTGCAAAAggtgtctttttaaaaaatcattgttTATAAGTGCTTGGTCGTGGTAACAAGAATTTGCTGCCATCCTGGGCTTGAGCTcagagctttgcttttctctttagGAGCGAGAATGTGGCAGGCCATGGTTCCAAAGAGGTCAAGGGTAAAACACACACTTACTACCAGGTGTTAATAGATGCTCGGGATTGTCCACATATAGTAAGTAATGAGTAATGTTGGTATTGAAACTTGAGTATCTTCTCCTACATGAGTGGTTCAAAGGAACAGGCACTGAAGGAAAATTAGTTTGGGGGCTAACTGGATTGGTTAGGATTTTTGGATAAATTTGTTCTTAAAGGCATGTTTTCCCTGAGAGAGATCATCTGGAATGTCATACAACTGTTTTCTGGATCATGTTTCCTGTTTCCAACCTCCTTTCCTGTTCCTGGTGTTGTTCCCACACTGTTGCACACAGGTCATTAGTGtgggctgcagcactgaaaatgcTTCTCACTTGTCTGAGTGGGGAGTTAGCCCAGAGGAATTAAATGCAGAGAATTCTGAGGTGAATTGGTTAAATGAACTAAACATTAGGTGCTTTATAAACCACAGTTATGACCTGAAATATGACTGGAAGCTGTCTTGCAGCAATGCACACAAAGACATAAACCTCCCTGTTTCTCAGTCCCAGAGATCACAGACAGAGGCAGTGACGTTCCTGGCAAATCATGATGACAGCAGAGCCCTCTATGCCATCCCAGGTGAGTGaaatcctcctgcagcctctgcttgTTGTGAGGTGAGGTCAGAAAAGGTATCAGTGGTCAACTCCTGCCAGTGAAGCAGCAATTCCTACACTGGAAGGACATTCTGTACTGGATCTGTCCATAGCTTAGGGCTGTGCTGGACACGACAAAGTGACTAAGTACAGGAAGTCCTTTGGATAGCTGCAAGTTGGGCCCTCTGTGATCAGACACAGCCATGTCTGATTTGAGCTCTTGAGGCATAGATCTCTTACCAAGTTGTATATGGGCTGTTCTACTTTGTGGTCAGGACAGCTGGATTTATTCCTGTCCTGGGCATTTCCTGCCCAGAGTGCTTTTGGGGCAGTGCAGGCACTTTGCAGGGCAGTGTGTGTTTATCAGAGGAGTCACTCCATGAAAAATCTCACAGGAGAGCACTGCCAAGAGTTATTCCTGGCACATCTCCTTCATTCTTCATTGCAGTTGTGATATTAGCTTTGACTTCTGCTGCCAAagtccttttttctccccagtgtgATCAATTTTTCTGCCAGGAtacttctgtgctgctctctgatgGGGAAGTTCCAtaggttttggggtttctttttcagGTTTAGACTATGTAAGCCATGAAGACATCCTTCCCTACAGCTCCACTGATCAAGTGCCCATCCAGCATGAGCTCTTTGAGAGGTTCCTCATGTACGACCAAACAAAAGGTAAATTCTGACTGCAAAAGGAATTCTCCAGAGCCAGATGCTTGCAATGCTCTATAACAAATACCCAAATGCCATCATCTTGGATATGATATTAAAATCCTGTCTGGCTTGGGGTTTGTTACAGTGAAGCTGcctttgaatatattttttaaccATGTGTTGAGGGGAGAGCACTCCAGCTACAGTGTTTCCTCTCacctttccttccccacagTCCCACCTTTTGTAGCAAGGGACACTCTGTGTGCGTGGCAGGAGAAGAACCACCCCTGGCTGGAGCTCTCGGATGTGCACCGAGAAACCACGGAGAACATCCGTGTCACTGTTATCCCCTTCTACATGGGCATGAGGGTaagtctgtgctgctctggtaATTCTGCCATTTGTTTCACTGGCTTGTTTTTGTAAGACTGGTTTGCTGCCTGAAGGTACCTTCTGCTTACTGGAGAAGTGACATTTAACCACAGCTGCCATTTTGTTCTCATGGGTATAAACATGAAACTCTTTTGCCATATATTTTTGGAGAACATCTCCTGCATATTGGCTTTTGCTGGTTATCAGTGGGATGAGAAATAACCTGTAATGTTCTGCACAACAGTGCTAGCAAGATATTTGGGAAGACTTTTGAATTGGTCCTGTTACTGCCTCAGTCACGTGAGGTGACGCTGGGGCCATCTGCTCTGTAACAACAGCCACGTCTGTTATCCTGCCCAGGGTTCCCTGGCACTTTCCTGCCTCTAGTTTGGCTTAGAGGGTTTGGCTAAAGCCTTCTGGATTTAGCTGATAACCATGTGCTCTTTGTAGCACAGAACTTTTCATGGACCATCCAAAATAATGCAGCTCCAACAGACTTCTgagtgggagagctgggaattcccacaGCAGTTTGTGATTTCTGAGCAAGGCTGTTGGGGAGCCTGAGCTGTGGCAGGTGCACGTTTTGGTCTGGATTTGCAGCTTTTGTGGAGTGCAGCTGATGTTTGTCAGAAAAACAGGTGCccaaaggcaaggaaagggTGTTTTTAGACCTGTAGAAAGTGCATAATTAACATGGAGATGAACCCTGGGGGTTGTCACGAGCTCCTTGCAAATCTCCCATGTCGTGATTAGGGTAgagcagagccagtgccaggctctgctgatGGAAGgcctcagagagcagctgtcTGTGCTCATGTGAGTTGTCTGCGtcaccctggcacagagtgagagcccctgtgctggtgctgtggtGACAGCTGAAGAGGTTTTTGGCACCACAAGTCCAAGGGCAGCTGCTAAagtcttttttgtttctcttgacAGGAAGCCCAGAATTCCCATGTCTACTGGGTAAGTGCCTTTTGTATCATGGAGCAGCTAAAGGGAAGGAGTTAATTTCCTGTGGCATCACTGCAGTGTGATAAGCTCTGAGGGAGAGTAGCCTTTGCCTGGCAACTGTTTCCCAGTACCAGCTGTAGGTTATCAACTGCTTGCAGCTGATTCCAGCTCTTGATAAGAGTCTTTCTTCTGCCCAGTGGCGTTACTGCATTCGCCTGGAGAACCTGGACAGCGAGGTGGTGCAGCTGAGAGAACGGCACTGGAGGATATTCAGCTTGTCTGGCACCTTGGAGACAGTCCGGGGCCGTGGGGTTGTAGGAAGGGTAGGTACCATCCAGCCTTTTTTTGGGAAACACGGCCCTTTGTTGGAGTTCTCTCACTTGGCTGTGTGGATTTGTCAGTAAATTGCTTAGTGGGCACTTGAAACAGATGGGAAGCTGGCAGTGAAAAAAGTCATGTGAGCTTTTCATTTGTTGTTTGTCTGTGTGAACTGAAACTTCACACTGAATTTTAGAGGATGATCCTAAATGACTGGTGTCTGGAAAACTGGAATAATAATGGGATTCTGGTGCTACTCAGTGGACAAATTGTTTGCTGTGTAATTGGGAGAAATGCTGGGGTGTAGGtctctgtttggttttgtttcatgcTATGTAAATTTCCTGTTGATGCCTATCTGTGGTAGAATTCCTGATGCCCAGTGGTCTCTTGTCTTCTCAGGAGCCAGTTTTGTCCAAAGAGCAACCAGCATTTCAGTACAGCAGCCACGTCTCCCTGCAGGCATCCAGTGGTCACATGTGGTAAGAAAAGAAGCCTTTAttgctgcagcagtgttttgggTGTAGGACCCCCCAGCAGTGATCTGGGGTGCAGTTTGCAGCCTGGAGTTGTGGCTGAAAGCTGGGTGGAAGTGGACTGGACAGGACATAGTTGGTAGGTAAAATCTGATGAGCTTCTCTCTAGCTGTTTCCTAGTTAGTGAGGAGATGATCTGTTGGTTCTCTGCACCAGAGGGGTTCCAGGAtaatttttcctcctgctgtggtCTGTGCTAGACTGGATATAAAGACATGAAGCAGTTATTCCTTTTGGTCCTTGGTTCAAGAGCCAAGGCCTTGTGCTGGTgcttccctcagcagcagggatgtgtgcTCTGGTATTTCCTTTCTTGAGAGAGGATTGGGCTTTATCTCCATGCACTTCTGTGTCAGAAATTGGCATGCAAAGGTTTTCCCAGTTTAGACCAGGTAAGGACTTCAGTCTAACTGGTGTTTTAAGTTTCTTCTGTAAGTGCAGGGAGGGAAGTGCCCAGCTGAGTTGTTCTTTTCCCATGCCTTGGGGTTAAAGCAGCTTCCCTTTATTTGCCTTTTGGCTGGGTTAGCACATTTGGTGCCACCTCTGTGTGGACAAGGATTGCACAGCCACTCTTGCCTTCTGTATGACAGgtccttctgcatttttttaaggaaatctCCTTCGAAGTTAGGTTGCATTTGAgttgggaaaagcaggagagcagctctttGCATATAGGGTGTACCTTGTTTGCCATGTGAAGTGTTTTGAATTGCTTGAATGGATGCCCTGGGGAATAAAACCAGATGGTTTAGTagtttttccctctctgcataCATCCTGAAGACAAAGAGACAAAGGTTCTGCAGCTCAGAAGCTGCTCAGCTTGGCTTCTGGTGTTCAGATGTGTCCTGTCTGTCCTGAGAACCTGTTAATTTATCTTCACAGCCCTCTTGCCCATGTTGTGTTCTGCAGTACAGCTGTCTGTAGTTCAGAGCAGTAAGCACGTGGTTGTATCAGGACAGGCAGGTTCAGCTCTGAAATGCAAAGCTGAAGCTGTTCCAAATTACATTTGTGATGGGATTTCTTAATGTCATAGACAACCAGTGGAGCTCCTGCCAAGAAACACAAATCTGAATTTACATTTAACCAGTCTGTAAAAATAGCTCAGATGGCTTTGTCTCCTGGGGAGTGGGAGCTGGGTAAACACCACTGCAGGTGCATGGAGGGTGCTTGACTCCTGTGGGCTGCAATAATCACAGCTTTGTGCAGGAAATGTGTCAGGGATGTGCTGTAAAACTGCCCAGGAGTCCTCCATAAATGAGTTATGTTTGCAGCTGAGCCCATGTCCCCTTGCTGCTGGACCAGCCTTGCAGATGCACCCCCAGGATTTTGAAGAGCTCAGGTCTTACCTTTTTGCTGATGCTTCCTAGGTGTGTTTGTCCCTGGCCTCAGTGTGACCTCTGCCATTATTTTTGCAGGGGCACTTTTCGATTTGAGAGGCCCGATGGCTCCCACTTTGATGTCCGAATCCcacccttttccctggaaagcaACAAAGATGAGAAGACCCCTCCCTCTGGCCTTCACTGGTAGATCAGAGTGCCCAGAGCCACGGAGGCCTGTGTGTGTTGTAGACCTTTGCCTCCCCTTTATGCTGCAGCCAAGAACACAGagcttttaaacattttaaaccatttttgttttaactgtTGTCTGCCAGGGAGGCTTTTTTTGGAACTTCACTACTGGCTCTTCTCTCAGGCTGCTTGTAAAACATAAGCTGTGTTCCAGGTAACCCTTCCCTCTGTGGCACCTGCTGggtttttggggctgggggatgtagatctgtgctgctgcagaagactGGCCCCCCTCAGCAGGCCTGGACCCTTTCCAATGTGTTGTGACTTCTCTGCAATGTGAGGTTTCTCTAATAAACTGGCCCTTCCAGTTGCAACCAGTCTTCCTTCCTAAGCCAAGGCCATGGCTTTGcatccagcctgtcccagcttGTTGCTCCCCCAGAGTTCTTGCTGcttcagaagcagctgctcctcctttAGGAAACAGGAATGTGAGCTCAGCtttcctgcagtgcagctgctttttgggattcagccagggctggagcagcctgtgagCTCCACTCATGGCACAGCTTGtctgggctttgtgctgtgATACAAAGCCTGTTGTTTTTGGAGAAGAGGGTGCAGAGGGGACAAAGTGGGTGACATATGGTGCTGTCACAGTGtcctgtgtgtgcagagcaccaggctctgtgctgtgatGGTACAGAAGAGCTGAGGGgagcccttcccctgccagggctttgctttgctgcagggatttccatctcagctgctgcaggttaTTCCCTGCTCACACTGTGGCTGCATCCATATTTCCTTAGTAGTTCCTGCTCTGACAGGAATGCTTGTTTTCACCTGGAATGCTGTGAGGCAGTGCTTGGCTTTCTGCTCCTGCTTGCCCTCCTTGGCAGGTTGTGATTTTTTGTTGGCATGTCTCTGGAGGGCCCTGCAGGACTGTGAAATCCCTGTAAGATGACAACGTATGGATGTGTGGgaaagccagagcagctctgaggattGCAAAGATCATCAGCCCCCATGGTGTGGGACCCTTGTGGCTGCCTCTGGGTATCCAGACTTCTGCATGACTGAGACAGGAGTACTTGGCCTTGTGATAACCCTAGGAAGAGTTTCCAACCTTCCTCCTTTCCTAGTCTTGCTTAAATGACAAGGTGTAACTAACTCGCGGGATGTTTTCCTTGATTTAGAAGTATCCCAGTTATTCCCTCTTCCCTGGAACCCCCCTCTGAGCACCCTCTTTGACTTTGGCTCTGCAAGGCAGTGCTGTGGGCAAACAGCCTTTGGGGGAGACTCTCATGCTGTCCCACAGGCAGTGGATTCCTGTTTGGAGAGACTCAATCACCGCAGTGTTTATCTGTCACCAGTCTCTTCAGTTTTGTGTCTTCCTTCCTCTCAGGTAGTATTTGCTCAAATTTAGAGTTTCAAAGGTTTAAACAGCCAGCCTGCTTTGAGGGGTAGAAAAGGATCCCTAAAGACCATTCACAGCTGACAACCCCACATTGCTGCTGTCATGCTGATTTCCtctcaggaggaggaggtgggaagaTGCCTCGAgttcagaggcagcaggaaccTGTAGGAacctgcttttcccttcccatgCAGCTGCCCTGCCTCTCCCTCGGGTTGCTTCAGCTTTCCTGGCGATTGCAACACCCCTGTGAATGTTTAACCTCGCTGCTCCACCCCGAAGGGATGGAGTGATCCcggggcaggctgtgctggggtttggggtgatgTCCCATCGGGGCTAAGGCAGGAACGgacattcctgcctggataaTCATTGGCGAGACCGAGGTCACCGCGGTAACACACCGGGGCGCGGGAGGAATGTTTCCACTCCAGCAGGCTTTGCCGTCTTGTCCTGGCGCCTGGGCGCGATGCCAGAGGCTCGGCAGGGCCTTTCCCAACCGCTTCATCCCTCCGGCGCCTTCCCGGAGCGCGGCCGAGCCCCGACCCCTCTCTGTAAATACCTGTACAAAGAACCAACCAATAAAGCGCTGAACGAACCCCTCTGCTTCCCGCCTCTCATTGCCCAGCGGCGCTACGACCACCAACCCCGCTGCTCTTCCCTCCCCGCCCCGGAGCTCGCCCCTGCCCATTCCCGGGGCTCCTTTCCCCGTCCCGTCCCCTCCCTCTCGGAGCCCACGTGCGATTCCTGCAGTCCCCGTCGCGCCGGAAGTGACGCGCGGCGGCCGCGCCGAGGCGGTGGCGGCGAGGCGGCAGCATGGTgatggcggcggcgggcgcgcaCCGGCCCGGGCCGCTCAAGCAGCAGAACAAGGCGCACAAGGGCGGCAAGCACAGCGGGTCCTCGCAGCGCCGCGCTGGAGGTGAGGCGGGACGGACTCCCAGCGGGTTCCCCGCCGCCATCGGCCAGCCCTGACCGTTCTCTTTCCGTCCCCCCCCCAGGCCGCGTCCCCGTCAAGGCCCAGCCCCGCCGGCGGCTCCGCGACCTGAACAGGGTGGACCGGCGGCATCAGGCGCTGCAGCTCCGCCGGCAGCGCAAGGAGGCGGTGAGGCACCGGGGAAAGCGGGCCGGTTGTTGCGGGGGAGCGGGAAAGGGCTAGGTTCGAGACTCGGCCGGAGGGGGCTTGAATGGGGGCCGGGGGGTCTGGATGGGGACCGTGCGGCCGAGCCGGTTTGGGTCTTTGCGGGGGAACGAGCGGGTGCCGGTCTCGCTTCAGTTTGGGCCAAACGGAGCATTACGGACCGGGTGCGTTCGGGCTGCGGTGTGGAGGAGCCTGGCATGGTCCGGCGGTGGGAGAGGAGCCGCGCTCGGGCTGGCATTCAGGCGCTGCCCGTGTGCCCGCAGGTGCTGGCGGAGAAGCGCAACCTCGGCAGCAGGGACGGGCCCCCGCACCTCGTGGttgtggtgctgctgcacagcagggctgcgGCCCAGGACTCTCTGcggctgctgcagagccaggacgGGGCCGCTGTCCGTGCAGATGAGGGCGGAGCTGGTGGctttgccctgctctgcccccgGCTCAAGCAGCGCTGGCGCTTTGTCACagcccaggcaggtgaggaggcGCCCCTATTGTTTGGGTTCTTGGTTCCAGTGCCTCTGGCAGCCCCACTAACAGAGGTGTTTTGGGTGCAGGGGATCTCCACGCTGTTTTAGACCTTGCCAAGGTTGCTGACTCCCTGCTCTTCATCCTGGACCCTGTGGATGGCTGGGACAGTGCAGGGGAGCACTGCCTCTCCTGTCTCTTCGCACAGGGGCTGCCCAGTTATGGTGAGAAATGTTTTGGGTTTCTGGGGGTGCTTAATGGAGATTAAATGTCACAGTAATTAAATTTTAGGGTTCTATCATCTTCAgtgaaaggaatatttttcttatgttGAGGTGGAAGTTCTTCcagtttatggccattgctccttgtcctgttgGGCACCACTGAAACCAGTAGAACTCCCTTTGTACGTGTGGTGCAAATCTGGCCATTTGGGCTGCTGACATCCAAGTATTTGCCTGTGTTTGGtaaaaagaacagcagaaagTTTAGGATCTGATCCAAGCTCTGTTCTCTGCTCgccagctctggctgtcccGGGAGGCACTGACCTGCCCCCTAAGAAGAGGATAGATGCCAGGAAGAAACTCTCCAAATGCATTGAGAAGCGTTTTCCTGAGGCCAAGCTGTTCCCActgaacacagagcaggaatcctctctgctcctgaggCACCTGAGCTCCCAGAAGCAGAGGCACTTGGCGTTTCGGGCCCGCCGCGTTTACCTGCTGGCCCGTGCTGCTGAGTTTGTGCCCAGCCAGGACAGTCACCTGGTTGGGACCCTGAAGGTGTCTGGCTTTGTCCGGGGACAGTCCCTCAATGTCAACAGCCTGGTGCACATCGTGGGGCATGGGGACTTCCAGCTGAGCCAGGTGGATGCTCCCCCTGACCCGCTCTCTTTGAACCCACGGGTGGTTAAAGGACAGAAGAGGAGCCAGGACATGGAGGTTCAGGTGTGTGGGGTGAGAGCTTTGTCAGTCCTTTTAGAACACAAGGTTTCTAAAATTTCATTGGAGAAAATACACCTGTGGGAAATATATGTTggtgaggagaggggaaagggagtTTTGTCTGTGTTCTGATGCTGGGCTGAGgttctgtgcctgcagtgtgTAGTGGAAGTTATGTCACAACATTGTGAAGGGAGTTTCACCTGAGACTGACTGCAAGCTTCAGTTAGGTGTGTTCAGATCTAGGAGCTCTGCTCTTGCCCTTCAGGATGACTCTGGAAATGGTGCTGTTGAGATGGAGGAAGATGTCAAGGTGCTGATGAAGGCAGATCCAAGCAAGCAGGAGTCTCTGCAGTCAGAAGTGGTTCCTGATCCCATGGAAGGGGAGCAGACGTGGCCCACTGaagaagagctgcaggaagcagagggtGAGCAGAAGTAATAgttctgtatttcttccttGTCCCTCTTAGGAGGGTTGTTAGAAGCTTCTGTCACCAGGGTGGCTGTGAAGAAACATCTTAGTTGGGGTGGCTTCCATCCCCAGTCCCATCAGGTCGTTTGCCTGGCAAGTTAGCAGGTTTTGGCTGTGCTGACAAa
This genomic stretch from Serinus canaria isolate serCan28SL12 chromosome 19, serCan2020, whole genome shotgun sequence harbors:
- the POLDIP2 gene encoding polymerase delta-interacting protein 2; the encoded protein is MSGGAARRYVAAALGRARARGPPPLWEPPPARHLRALGTGGAAALPPLLLPPRRHLSSRNRPEGKVLETVGVFEAPKQHGKYETGQLFLHSVFGYRGIVLFPWQARLYDRDVASPVTEKSENVAGHGSKEVKGKTHTYYQVLIDARDCPHISQRSQTEAVTFLANHDDSRALYAIPGLDYVSHEDILPYSSTDQVPIQHELFERFLMYDQTKVPPFVARDTLCAWQEKNHPWLELSDVHRETTENIRVTVIPFYMGMREAQNSHVYWWRYCIRLENLDSEVVQLRERHWRIFSLSGTLETVRGRGVVGREPVLSKEQPAFQYSSHVSLQASSGHMWGTFRFERPDGSHFDVRIPPFSLESNKDEKTPPSGLHW